The window GGTTATTGCCCATCTGCTGGCTCAGGCAGTCGTAGTCCGGCGCCTTGTACCCGGCAACCGACACCTCTACGCAACCCGACGGCTCCACTGCGTGCGCCAGTGACAAAGCACTCATCAGCAATACGCCCGATGCGATCCTCGATAACGTACTCATTCAAGACCTCCTGTCCAGCCCGAACGGGCCATGGATGGGCTTGAGTCTAATCCATAGCGATTTGATATCTCGTGATGGTTTTTTTGCACGGCCCGTCACACCAGAGTCATAAACAGTCATCAGGATGACGGTTTTCAGGGATAGGTCAGCCGTGCAGCGAGGCAGAGTCAAGGATGCGCGCCAGAGATCGTCGACTCCTGTTCGTCAGGGTTGCCTGGCGTTGCTGCTTTGGCTGATCACATCGGTGGCCAACGCCGGGCCGCTCGATACGGCTGCGCCTCAAATACTGGATATTCCCGCACAGGAACTGGCCGGCGCACTTGAGCAGTTCAGTCGTTCGACCGGCATGGCCGTTTTGGTGGATCGCCAACTGACCCGTGGCAGACGCTCACTCGCCGTCAAGGGCAGCATGAGCGCCAGCGATGCCCTGAGTCAGATGCTCAGCGGCAGTGGGCTGATGGCCCGATATGCCAGGGCGGATGCCTTTACCTTGCAGAAAGCAACGGTTGCGCCGGTGCCAGCCGTTTCGGGGCCTGTGGCGCAGGGTTCGCCCCTCGCAGGCAGTAGTTATGCGACATCGATTCAAGCGGCGATCGAACGCAGCCTGTGCCGCTCGCCATTGGTCCGGCCTGGCAGTTTTCGCGCCTTGCTCCAGTTGTGGATCGGCCGCGACGGTGTGGTTCAGCACAGCAGGCTGGTCAGTTCCACGGGAGATGTGCAGCGCGATGCCGCGCTGGTGGAAAGTTTACGCAACCTGAACATCGAACGGCCGGCGCCAAGCTCTTTGAGCCAGCCGGTCACGCTGCTTTTGTTACCGGAGTCGTCAGGAAAACGCATGGAATGCCCACAGTGGAAAGGAGTTTCCGGGGGATGAAAGACACCGGGGAAAAATCGATGGTCAGGCTGTTCCTGACATCCTATGACGACTTCAAGGTGCGCTTGCGTCGTCGTCTGGGATCCGAGGATCTGGCCAATGATGTATTGCATGAAACCTACCTGCGGGTCGACCGCATGGAGGAAGTGCCGGATATCGCCCAGCCCAATGCCTATCTGTATCGCATGGCGCTGAACATCGCCGCCGACCGTCGCCAGTCGGACGCCCGCTTGTTGACGGGCAGTGAAGTGGAAGAGCTGTTGCAGGTATCCGATGAGGCGCTGGATCCGGCCCGTGTAGTAGGCGGGCAGAAAGAAATCCAGTTGTTGCTAAAAGCTCTGTACGAATTGCCCGCGCGTCGCCGCAAAATCTTTATCGCCGCACGCCTGGAAGAGGCGCCGCACCTGGAAATCTCACAACGTTTCGGCATTTCGACACGGATGGTCGAGAAGGAAATCAAAGCCGCTTTGGGCCATTGCGCAGGACGGCTGGAAAGAAAAGTCATTCAGCGGTTCGGTCCCGGCGCGGGAAAACCGTCTTGATAGTAGAGTCCCGAATAATCCGTGAGTACCCCCGCGCTTTGAACATCTTTCGAATTTCGCCACCTGAGGCCGAGCCTCAGGACCGGCTCACTCGCGAAGCCCAGGGTTGGTTGGTCCTGTTGACCTCCGGCCGGGCGACCGTTGCCGATGCCCGTGCCTTGCGCGAGTGGTGTGCGCAAAGCCCTGAACATGCCCTAGCGTTTGAGCAGGCCAAGGTGTTGTGGCAGCAGTTGCGCCCGGCGGTCGAACAAATGCAGGCACCGCGGCATCTGGGGCGGCGGGCGTTTCTTGGTGGAGCCATCGCGGCGTCCGTGGCGTTCTTCCTCATTCGCGGGACAGTGCCGGGCGGATTTTCCGGGCTGGGCGCGGACTACATCACCGAAGTCGGGGAGCAGCGTCGGTTTGATCTGGCCGATGGTGTGAGCCTGGAACTCAATACACAGACGCGTATCAATCGCCAGCAAAGCGCCGATGGCAGTCAGGCCCTCGAATTGCTCAGCGGTGAAGTCGAAGTCCTGGCACACGCCGATACGCCCCTCAAAGTACAGGCTGGAGGCGGTTGGCTGAGCGCCAGTCAAGCCCGGTTCAATCTGCGCAATCTCAATCAGAGTGTATGTGTCACTTGCCTGGAAGGGGCGCTGCAAGTGGACGCGCTGGGCCACAGCATTCGCCTGGAATCCGGCCAGCAACTGACCTATGACGTCCGTCAGGTCGGCACGCCGCAAACAATCGATACGTCGACGGTCATTGCCTGGCGTCAGCAAGTATTGGTGTTCAACGACGCCACGCTGGCGTCGGTGATCGATGAGATCAACCGCTACCGTCCGGGCATGCTGCTGTTACTCAATAGTGAGCTGGGCAAGCGCAAGGTACAGGCGCGATTCAGCCTGGATCAATTGGCGGGGGTGGCGTTGTTGATTCGCGATGCGTATGGGGTCAAGTGCACTGAGTTGCCGGGTGGGGTGGTGGTGCTTAGTTAATGCCTGGCTTCAGTTGTGGGTTGAATGTTCTGACGCTATCGCTAGCAGGCTAGCTTCCACATTTGAAATGCGCCCCCCTGTGGGAGCTAGCCTGCTAGCGATGAACGATGACGCGGTGACTTTGAATGGCAGCCCTTTGAGGCTGCCATTTTTTTGCGGCTACTCCCCAATCATGAAGTTTGTGTGACATCCGTTCGGTCCTGCGCCTCGCCAACCGCCTATGTCGTAACAGCAGGTTCTACTCGGCCTGCGGCCTCTTGCGCCAATTGAAAAGGACTTAGTAGTGATGCTCGTTCGCCAAGCCCGTCGCAATACCCATTCCTTGTCTGCACGCCGTGATGCCGCGCGTTCCGTGGACCCGGCGCTGTGGTTGCTCAAGCCGCTGGCGCAGGCGATTGCGCTGTGCCTGGTGGCCGGCAGTGCCGAGGCGGCGACGGCGTTCAGTTCCAGCTGGTTTGCCGCCAAGGGCGCGGCGCAGCAGGCGGCGGCATCGCGGCCGGGCGGTGGTTTGCCAGGCATGACACCGCCCTTGGCGCAACAGCAGCGGGCCAGGCAACAACTGCAACGTTCGGTGCAAACGCTGAACAACACCGTGGCCGCCATTGCCGCCCAACAGGCGGCGCAGGCCGCCGGGCGGGCAGCGGCGTTCGCCACCGTACAGTTCGTGCCAGACGGCCTGGGCGAGGGTGGCTTGAAAGTCGATACCGGCCTGGCCCAAGGTTGGCAGAACGCCAAGGGGCCGCAGCAGACCCAGGCCAATGGCAAGACCACGGTGAAGATCGAGCAGACCGCCGACAAGGCAATTCTCAACTGGGAAACCTTTAACGTCGGGCGCAATACCACCGTCGAGTTCGCTCAGCAGTCGAACTGGGCGGTGCTCAACCGCGTCAACGACCCGAGTGCGCGGGCCAGCCAGATCCAGGGCCAGATCAAAGGTGACGGCACGGTGATGCTGATCAACCGCAACGGCATCGTGTTCAGCGGCACCAGCCAGGTGAATGTACGCAACCTGGTGGCGGCGGCGACGAACATCAGCGATGCCCAGTTCCGCGATCGCGGCCTGTACTACGACAGCACCGGCAGCCAGCCGACCTTTACCGATGCCGCCGGCAAAGTGCTGGTGGAGCGCGGGGCGCGGATTGAAACCCACAAGCCGACGCGGTCCACCGACTCCGGTGGTTACGTTTTGCTGCTGGGCAACGAAGTCGAGAACGCCGGTTCCATCAGCACCGCCAAGGGCCAGACCGTGCTCGGCGCCGGTGACCGCTTTTACATTCGCAAAGGCTCGGGCACCGAAGGCAATGGCTTTTCCACCACGTTTGGCAGTGAGGTCATTCCGGGATTTAAGGCCGGTGGTTCGGGCAAGGTCAGCAACACCGGGCTGATCCAGGCCTCGACCGGCGACATCACCATGACCGGTCATGAAGTAGCGCAAAACGGCGTGTTGCTGGCGAGTACCTCGGTGAATACCCGTGGCACGATTCATTTGCTCAACCCCGCTACCGACGCCAGCGGCAGCGTGACCCTCGGCCAGGGCAGTGTCAGCGCGATCATGCTCGACAGCAGCGACCTCACTGCCTTGGATAGTCAGCACGATGCGGCATTGATCGGGGTGACGCTCAACAACCGTATTCGCAGTGACCAGTCGCGCATCGACATCGGCAGCGGCGGAACCGTCGAGTTTCAGAACGGTTCGGTGACGCTCGCCACCGGTGGCCAGGTCGCGGTGGCGGCGGGGCAACGCAGCCTGGTGCGCAACGGCGCGCTGATCGATGTGTCCGGGGCGCTGGGCGTCAAAGTGGCGATGGAAAGCAACAACATCAAGATCAACGTGCAAGGCAACGAGCAGCGCGACTCATCGATCAACCGCGAAAGCGGCGCACTCAACAGCAATGATGTATGGGTCGATGTGCGCGAGCTGATCTTCGTGCCGGCCGGCACCAACGGCTATGCCACTGACCGTTGGTACACGGCCGGTGGTCTGCTGGAAGTCGGTGGTTACCTCGGCACGCAGGGGCACAGCATCGGCGAGTGGATGGCCCAGGGTGGCACGGTAAGTTTCACCGGCAATGACGTGGTGACCGAGAAGGGCTCGGTGATCAATCTGTCCGGCGGCACCCTCGATGTACAGAGCGGTTTCATTCGCCAGAGCTGGTTGCGCGGCGCCGATGGCCGTTTGTACGAAGTCTCGCGGGCACCGGGCGACATCCTCTACACCGGCCTCTACAAAGGTTATGAAGACCATAGCGAACGCTGGGGCCAGACCCGTTATTTCTTCAACCCGCTGATCGCGCCGAGACAACGTTTCGAGTCCGGTTACTCGGTTGGACGCGACGCCGGGCAACTGGTGATCGCCACCAACAACGCGGTGCTCGATGGCCAGTTGGTGGGCGAAGTGTTCCAGGGCGAACGTCAGAACCAGGCGCCTCGTGCCGGGCTCGACGGCTATGACCAGGCGCAGACTGCCAGGGCGCGCCGGGCGCAGTTGATCGTCGGTACTTATGATCCAAGTTGGTCGGCCACCACCAACGGCCTGGTGTATCAGCACCTCGCCATGCTCGATCAGGTGCAGATCGGCGGTGAGCGTCCCGCCGATGGCAGCGACCTGGGGTTGACCGGCGCGGTGTCCGATGACCGCAAAGGCAAGCTGTTCCTTGATACCGACATGCTCAATGGTTTCCGTCTGGGCGCGTTGAAAGTCGCGGCCAAGGACAAGGTTGAAGTCAATGAAGCCGTGACCGTGGACAGTGGCGGTGACATCACCTTGTACGGTCAGGATGTGCGGGTGAACGCGGATCTGACCGCCCGCGCCGGTAGTCTGCGTTTGGGGACCGGTCTGGCGCAAACCAGCAAACCCACGACGGTGACGGTGGCCGAAGGCGTGCACCTGGACACCCGTGGTCTGTGGGTCAATTCGCGTATCGATCCGACCGATGCCAACAACCTGGCCTATTTGAATGGTGGCCTGGTGTCGATCCGCAGCACCGGCGATATCACTGTGGCCAGCGGCAGCGTTATCGACGTTTCGTCCGGCGGCGCGGTGTTGAGCAATGGCAAGACCCGGGGCGGCAAGGGCGGCGACGTCTCCCTTGAATCCAGTGCAGACACCCTGCCGGGCCAATCGCAATTGATCATGGACGGCGAAGTGCGCGGTTACGGCGTCACGGGCGGTGGCACACTGAAGATCCAGGCCAACAAAGTGTTGATCGGCGAGTCTGACGACCCACTGGCCGATCACACCTTGCGACTGGCGGCGGATACGTTCAACAAGGGGTTCTCGGCCTACAACATCATCGGCCTGACGACCCTGCAAGTGGCGGACGATGCGGTGGTCGATGTGTCCATGCCGGTCTACCGTTTTTCCGATTCGGCAGCGAACCAAGCCGGTGGTGCCGATCCGCTGACGGCATTGGAGCTGTGGACACCAACCCTGTTCCAGGAGAACCCGGCCAAAGGCGTGCTGACCCAACGCGGTGGCGCGAGTCTGTCACTGCAAGCGGGCGGCAGCCAGATCAATCAGATAGACCCGCTGAACAGTATCTTGACCATCGGCCAAGGCGCGCGCATCAGCGTCGACCCAGGCCAGCGTATCAACTTGCGCAGTGCCGGCCAGCTGACCGTTGACGGTGAACTCAACGCCTG of the Pseudomonas sp. MAG733B genome contains:
- a CDS encoding FecR family protein, with translation MNIFRISPPEAEPQDRLTREAQGWLVLLTSGRATVADARALREWCAQSPEHALAFEQAKVLWQQLRPAVEQMQAPRHLGRRAFLGGAIAASVAFFLIRGTVPGGFSGLGADYITEVGEQRRFDLADGVSLELNTQTRINRQQSADGSQALELLSGEVEVLAHADTPLKVQAGGGWLSASQARFNLRNLNQSVCVTCLEGALQVDALGHSIRLESGQQLTYDVRQVGTPQTIDTSTVIAWRQQVLVFNDATLASVIDEINRYRPGMLLLLNSELGKRKVQARFSLDQLAGVALLIRDAYGVKCTELPGGVVVLS
- a CDS encoding secretin and TonB N-terminal domain-containing protein, whose product is MQRGRVKDARQRSSTPVRQGCLALLLWLITSVANAGPLDTAAPQILDIPAQELAGALEQFSRSTGMAVLVDRQLTRGRRSLAVKGSMSASDALSQMLSGSGLMARYARADAFTLQKATVAPVPAVSGPVAQGSPLAGSSYATSIQAAIERSLCRSPLVRPGSFRALLQLWIGRDGVVQHSRLVSSTGDVQRDAALVESLRNLNIERPAPSSLSQPVTLLLLPESSGKRMECPQWKGVSGG
- a CDS encoding sigma-70 family RNA polymerase sigma factor, whose protein sequence is MKDTGEKSMVRLFLTSYDDFKVRLRRRLGSEDLANDVLHETYLRVDRMEEVPDIAQPNAYLYRMALNIAADRRQSDARLLTGSEVEELLQVSDEALDPARVVGGQKEIQLLLKALYELPARRRKIFIAARLEEAPHLEISQRFGISTRMVEKEIKAALGHCAGRLERKVIQRFGPGAGKPS